In Pyrenophora tritici-repentis strain M4 chromosome 6, whole genome shotgun sequence, the DNA window ACCCAAATATTGCTTTGACAGAAGACCCCGCCCAAGGACCTGTAGACCTAAAGGAGGTGGCTCGGAAAGCTGTTGAAGAGATGGAAGAGGAGCTGGCAAGTGGCCGCGAAGTAGATGACAGCATGTATCCGCATCAGAAAATTAAGGAACAAAAGCGCAAGGATTGTTATAGACAAAAAGACATAAAAGAAGCTAATCGTCAACAGAAATAGGTAGCTCAGGGTGTTGTTTCTTGTCATCGAGACATCTGTCTTCCTCAGGCAGGAAACGAGAGTTTGAGAGACGCAGCACGACTGCTATGTTCCAGTGTTGATCTGGTACAGGAGAGTCACTGTCTGGCGCTAACTACTTCCGGCTAGCTGCGGAACACCTGCTGTCATAACTTTGTAATTTACAAATCGTTCGTAGAGCTACTCCGTCGCCTGGCAGGTGCAACTTAGTCGTATCTCAATGATTGCCCAAATTGATAAGGCCATGCACAGACAGTCAATCGGCCTGTGTGTTGCCATTGTGGCCTGTTATTCTACCACAGCCACTGCGAAATCTGCCATCGAGTCTTAGAGTGTTGGGGGCGTTTTGGATACTTGCAGGAATGATTTTCTCTCAAGGGATAGATAACAGCGTCTAGACCATTTACTTTCGTAGCATGGCGCTTAAAATGATAAGACTGAAAAAAAGATCAACATCTACTCACTCCCGAATTTGATTACAACAACAACTAACTGATATTTGTCAAACATCGTGTGTGCTGTTATCCAAACCCAAGTCCTCGGAACCATGGAAAAGAATAGGTTCAGGTATCGATGAAAAAGAAGAATATGATGCTTCAGAGTTTTCCATTGTATAGCCACAGGGCTGGAGAATCGCAAGAAATTTGTTCGTATGCGCCCCCTTTGTGCCTCATGCAAGTCGCCGAACACGAAAGTTAAGGTTTTAATTTTCTTGCCGCATGGGGAGCTGGGGGTGAAGGATGTCGAGGGTTCGTGCAGAAAGGTCTAGACCATCTATGACCATGACGCTCAGTATCACATCGTCTCGGATTGGCCTCGTATGGAATAGTAAGCGGAATATAGTGTCGCCCAGCTTCGAAATTGGCTACTCAAGAAATGTTTTCGGCATGGCTAATGAGACAATCTGCCTCATTTTAGTTTGTGCTGATGATGAATTTCCGCAAACAGCAATCCCCAGAATTTCCGTTCTTTGCGGCTCTGGGATATCCTTGATGATGCCGGCGAAATCTGATGGAAAAGTAGCACTGTGAGTATGTAGATTATTTCGAGTTCTTGGGGCATAATCCGGCTTCCCACAAGGAGGATGTTGCTCGATTCACAGAAGACGGGAGTGTCAACACGGATGATACAGCACAGGTGACAGGCCGCTAGGAAGTGTTGTCTGGTGCGTTGGCTGCCGTACCCACGCAGCATGTACTTACTTGATGGATTCCTGACTCTGGCGACAAGGATAGACTGCCCTTGGGTGTCATTCAACAGCAAGAACAGGGCGCCTTGGGAGCAAGGCCACGGCACGCGACGCCCGTCCTCGAAGCTGGTGGGGCATTGCGCACTGTGCAGCGGTGCATGGTTAATGTGGAGAGAGATCAGCTTGCATGTCGTGATAGCTGCCGACAAGACTGCTTTCGCACGAGTACGTCAAGAAACGAAAGCTCAAACAGGGTCTTGGGCGATCTGTATCATGAGTATAATGGTATAATCTAAGACGGAAAGGCGGTATAGAATGCCCAACCGCGGTAAGGCCCAAGGGCGTGGTCCAAGGTCATGGTTCCCTGCGTCGGCATGCTGGAGATCGGTCGATGATCAGGAAGCGACTAAGCGCTTGTGGCGTCGGATGGTTCGCCCCGCCTACGCATGCTCTGTTTTGCTGCTGTTTGACGACTTTGTACTTGAACAGCCAGGTGCTAATTGCCATGTACAGCGCGTGGCCTCAACAGAGTTCACACGAGCGGCAGGGCGAGGCGGCTCAAACGTGGTCATGTGAGGCGTGGCGCATCGGAAACTGGCAGATCGTGATATTTTGCATTGGCGTCCCAGTCCCGTGCCCCCTCTGCAGCCCCGACGCACGCCTGGACAGGCGCCGAGAGAAGCACCGTCGCTGTCAGTACTAAAAACGATGGCATGGCAATAACTTAACCGGGTCCCTTGTCTCATGGCCGCAAACCTCGATTCCTTTTGAGAATGCAGTTGCCACTTCTTGTCCCTCCTGCGATCGTCTCCTATATGCTGCTGCGGCTCCATGCAGATGCTTACCCCACCACCTGAAGATGGAGGTATCAGCCTTCGCAACCACACTCCTGACCAAGACTGCGCCTGGACCCATGGCTTGCCCCAAACCGACCATGTGCGCTTCTTCCAGACGACAGATTGGTCGTGTACCGCCCTGGGACCACTGGAGAGCTGGAGTTCCAACCTGAGGCTATTCGCAACCTTTGTGCTTTCAGATTCCCGACCCGCATGTCTCTGGTGGGGAGATATCTCAAACCTCACTGCCATATACAACGAACAGTATGCGCAACTAGCCGCTGGCGTCCACCCAAAACTCATGGGCTCTCTCTTCCAAGATGGCTACCCAGATCTATGGCCGTCCATCCGCGCCTACTTTGACCAGGCCACGAGGACTGGCACTGGTGTCAACTATAGTTCTGCCACCTCCACCATCGTAGAGCGCAAGGGATATCGCGAAGAGGCCTTCTTTTCAGGCGGCTTCAGCCCTGTGGGCATGCCAGGTGCACCCGAGGGCTTCATCAACACCGTGTGAGTTTTTGTGGACCCTGGGTTTTCAGTCTCGTGACGAGCATGACAAATTTTAAACAGCACTGACACCAGCACTAGCTATGAAGTCACAAGTCAGAAACTGGCCGAGCGGCGCACAAATTGCTTGAACAAGCTCGCTTCAGTTCCCTGCCAGTCCGTCGACGCGGTTTGTTCCCACATTCTCGCTACGCTCGAGACGAATGCCTACGATGTACCCATGGCTATGCTCTACAAAATGGAGGAGAGTGCGGGATCTAACATGTTGAAACTGCATGGATACAGGGGTTTGCCAGAAGGCCACAGACTCTTAGTTGATACAGCGACCATTGACAGCGAGGAAGGGCTGGTGCCGGATATGCGCCGAGCTGGTACGGACCCCGTGGTCATCGATCGCGACGAGCGATTCGCGTCTACCTGTTGGAAGGGCTGGGGCGCGCCTTCTAAGAAGATTGTCATCTTACCCATCATGTGCGGTTCGCGTCTTTTCGGCTATCTCGTTTTCGGCACCAATCCTTATCGCCCACACGACGAGATATGCGAGCAATTCATCCGAGACCTGAGTCGCATGGTCTCTAGCGTTGTATCCCACGCAACCGACGCCGAATCGAACAAGAGGCGTCAGGAGCAACTTGAAGCGGATCTTGCTTTTAGCGATCTTAAGCTACGGCATCTTATCGATCATGCGTCAGTAGGCATGTGCCATGTTTCTCTGGATGGATACATGCTCTGGGCGAACGACCACTACTATCAATTAGCTGGGAGGTCCCCCTCAGATCATTCAGTTGACCTCGCTTTCCTCGATGCGTTTCACGACGACGACCGCGCCAAAGCAGAAGAGATGTGGGAACGTCTGCTAAAGGGCGCGGACCACATCACGGCCGATCTACGCTTGAAGCGACTATACACGCCTCCCACAGGCGAGCCTGAGCCCGCGCAGCTCCAGGTTCTTGCCTTTCCATACCGCGATGAACATGGCAATGTGGCGAGTGTAATGGCTTGCACCACAGACATTAGTCGACTGTGCTGGGCGCAGAAATTCCAAGCTCGATTAGCCGCCGAGGCCAGAGAAGCGAAACGACAACAGGAAGCCTTTATTGATGTGGTATCGCATGAGATGCGGAATCCGCTGAGTGCCATTGTACACTGTGCAGATGCCATCACGAACACGGTTGAAGAATGCCGGGCACAGCTGGCCGATGCACCCAGGCCCGTTCTCGATACTTTGGATGACAACTTACAAAGCGCAAAAATCATCATGCAGTGTGCGAACCACCAGAAGCGCATCATCGACGACGTTCTCACCCTGAGTAAACTCGACTCCATGCTCCTATCGATAACGCCCGTGGCCGTCAAACCCGCAAAGCTCGTTGATTCCATCCTCAGCATCTTCCATGCTGAGCTCAAGACGAACAAGATCACCTGTAGCGTCACACAAGACCCGTCTCTCTCGGAGCTGGATATCGACTACCTATGTTTCGACCCATCTCGAGTGACGCAAATCTTCATCAACCTCCTAACCAACGCCATCAAATTCGTCAAGCCGTCGAAAGAGCCCGCCATCTCCATCCGCTTCGGCGTCAGTAAATCGCAACCACGCAGTCTCTTCCCCGACAACATGTTCTGGGCCACAGACGGCAAGCAAGATAGCGACGTAACCAGCAACCCGGACTGGGGCACTGGCGAAGAACTGTATCTAACCTTTAGTGTAAAAGATTCAGGTATCGGCCTCCAAGAAAAAGATATTTACAAAATCTTCGAACGATTCCGTCAAGCAAACGTGAAAACACATGTCAAATACGGCGGCAGCGGCCTCGGCCTCTTCATCTCCAAGGAGCTCACCGAGAAACAAGGCGGCGAAATTGGTGTATCCTCCATCCTCGGCCACGGCTCCACATTCGGCTTCTACGTAAAGACGCGACGCGTACAACGCCAGCCCAAGACGATAAAAGAGATGTTCCAACAAGCTGGTAAACACGAAGCTGCGGCTCGCCAACTCCACGTCCTACTTGTCGAAGACAACATTATCAATCAACAGGTCTTAGGCCGCCAGCTCAGAAAAGCCGGCTGTCACGTCTCCGTCGCAAACCATGGGCTGGAAGCTCTCGACGCCCTAGAACGCCAACGCTTCGACATCGTACTCATGGATCTAGAGATGCCTGTCCTAGACGGCCTGGGCGCTATGCGTCGGATCCGCCAGAGAGAAGCTGTATTGCACACGTCTACGGTTCGTTTGCCTATCATCGCCGTTACGGCGAATGTACGCAAGGAACAGATTGATACCGCTATTGCAGCTGGTGCAGTGAGTTTTTTTTCCACTTTGCTATGTAGGGAAGGAGAGAAGTAAACTAACACCCACCCACAGGACCGCGTCATGCAAAAACCATTCAAAGCCGCAGATCTAGTCTACATGATGAAATCCCTCATGCCGCAATTAGAACAACCCCTCCGTATCGATCCGCCCACGCCAGGCGTGGAAATGCATTCCAGCGCCTTAATCCCCTGAACACCACCGTCAATTCCCAACCGAAATTTTCTTTGCATCACACATGCAGTATTTCTCCGCTGcccgacgacgacgacaaaCATGTCGTAACCCCAGCGTAATGCGCGCTTTCCGGTAAACAGGAATTCTCCAGCGGTCGACTGATCGGCTCGCTCGGCAGCGTTAGTGCATAGCGTGACTGCCTTGAGCAGTAAGGATCTGTATATGGAGTGGAACGATCAATAATTGCTACTTTAGCTTTGGGGTCGGTCGGTCGCGTTTGCGTTGGAAGCGGTCGCGGAGCCGAACCAATCCCAAGTTGACGGTGGGGCGGGGATGATCCCGACTCCGGGGTTAATTAACTGGGGAGGCGGGAATGTGAGGAGAAGAGGGGGTTTGTTTGTGATAGAGTGGGAGTTGTTGGGGAGAAGCAATGGCATATGTCAGACTGAGTGGTTTTATAGGTATAGGCCAGGGGAAGAGGGAGAAGGTTGTTACCGTCACGAATGAATGAAACCCCCATATGCAAAAGCAATATTTGAGATGCAGAAATACGGTTGGTTGAGTAGAAGCTCGGGTTAGCTTCATACACCACGTATACTGGTGACCCGGGCTTCCAATCGATCCAAACATTCTTCTGCATCTCAAATGCGGTTCTTCTCCATCTACAATTATAACTCTTATCCCGTCGCGTGAGAAGCAAGTGAATGACAGCAGTGCATAAAGAATATTATTCAAAGAATTTTCATTGATACTTCAAGATTTACTGACTAACGCCCATCACATGTCGCAATCCCACATGTGGCCCAAAAACACCCCAGCACGCAAAAGACCAGCGCACCACTGGAACCAAGTAAAAAGAACCAGTTCAAAAACTCCCTCGAAAAAAAGACCCAAGACTGAGCCCGGTTGTCATCTCTCTTCCTTTCCCAAGATATCGTAAAAAGTCATGAACTTTGCCATTGTCCATAGGATGCTCAGAAGGCCAGTTATTGTTAATTTCAACGCCTTTGTGTAAATGCTTCCGAGACGCCTCGCTTGCTAAGATGTGTTGGACAAGAAAAATCCATTTGGGAAAACCAAACCCAGCCCATCATTGTTGACAGTTGTTTCCGAGGGTAGATGTGGAAGGTCCTGATTTAGGATCGCGTCACATACCCTTAAACCGAGATGTGATACTTACCAACTTACCGTTGCGCGTAGAGTCGGATGATTTGATACCAGCTCCATTGCGCAAGCCGGTAGTTGGAAATGTCCATAGACATTTGTGACTGATACTGAGCCAAATGCTCCTCTCAGGGTTGCACTAGATTGTGCAAGCTCTTCACTCAACCGCAGTGGACTTAACGGATGGTCATCTGCTTGGTGGCGCTGGGCTTCATGGAAGCAGAGCCAGCAGCGGCGACGGAAGGCTGGCCGGGCTTCTTCTCGAAGATCTTCCAGAACTTGAGAGACTCATCGGCAGCAGCGGTAGCGAGCATCTGACCATCAGGGCTGAGGCAGCTGTGAAGGACACGGGACTCGTGGGCGGGAACCTCCATGTTCTTGACGCCGGAGGGGTAGCTCCAGATGCTCAAGCTGTTGTCGGGGAAGCCACCGGTGCTGACAATCTCCTTGTAGTGGGTGCTCCATCGAAGGGAGGTGACCTGGGAGTCGGTGGGGATGTGGTTGATACGCGCACCGGTGGTGGT includes these proteins:
- a CDS encoding BaeS, Signal transduction histidine kinase, with product MQMLTPPPEDGGISLRNHTPDQDCAWTHGLPQTDHVRFFQTTDWSCTALGPLESWSSNLRLFATFVLSDSRPACLWWGDISNLTAIYNEQYAQLAAGVHPKLMGSLFQDGYPDLWPSIRAYFDQATRTGTGVNYSSATSTIVERKGYREEAFFSGGFSPVGMPGAPEGFINTVYEVTSQKLAERRTNCLNKLASVPCQSVDAVCSHILATLETNAYDVPMAMLYKMEESAGSNMLKLHGYRGLPEGHRLLVDTATIDSEEGLVPDMRRAGTDPVVIDRDERFASTCWKGWGAPSKKIVILPIMCGSRLFGYLVFGTNPYRPHDEICEQFIRDLSRMVSSVVSHATDAESNKRRQEQLEADLAFSDLKLRHLIDHASVGMCHVSLDGYMLWANDHYYQLAGRSPSDHSVDLAFLDAFHDDDRAKAEEMWERLLKGADHITADLRLKRLYTPPTGEPEPAQLQVLAFPYRDEHGNVASVMACTTDISRLCWAQKFQARLAAEAREAKRQQEAFIDVVSHEMRNPLSAIVHCADAITNTVEECRAQLADAPRPVLDTLDDNLQSAKIIMQCANHQKRIIDDVLTLSKLDSMLLSITPVAVKPAKLVDSILSIFHAELKTNKITCSVTQDPSLSELDIDYLCFDPSRVTQIFINLLTNAIKFVKPSKEPAISIRFGVSKSQPRSLFPDNMFWATDGKQDSDVTSNPDWGTGEELYLTFSVKDSGIGLQEKDIYKIFERFRQANVKTHVKYGGSGLGLFISKELTEKQGGEIGVSSILGHGSTFGFYVKTRRVQRQPKTIKEMFQQAGKHEAAARQLHVLLVEDNIINQQVLGRQLRKAGCHVSVANHGLEALDALERQRFDIVLMDLEMPVLDGLGAMRRIRQREAVLHTSTVRLPIIAVTANVRKEQIDTAIAAGADRVMQKPFKAADLVYMMKSLMPQLEQPLRIDPPTPGVEMHSSALIP